A stretch of Rhodoferax potami DNA encodes these proteins:
- a CDS encoding SAM-dependent methyltransferase, with translation MTGTLYLVPAPLDFGCASQSALSDSMPQQTLQRAAALRYWICENAKSTRAYLKRVGESHPLNTTIQDMQLQELPREVHKKGDHLGGFDAKPLLAAALQGHDVGLVSEAGMPAIADPGSSVVRAAHELGIPVVPLVGPVSLLLALAASGLNGQNFAFVGYVPSEPSERVKRIKELESLALKSGQTQIFIETPYRNTALLQSLLQTLQTNTRLATSSGLTLATACTHSQTVKHWKHSGWALDNATPTVFALGR, from the coding sequence ATGACCGGCACCCTGTATTTGGTGCCGGCGCCGCTGGATTTCGGCTGCGCAAGCCAAAGCGCCCTCTCCGACAGCATGCCGCAGCAAACCCTGCAGCGTGCGGCCGCCTTGCGCTACTGGATTTGCGAGAACGCCAAAAGCACCCGGGCCTACCTCAAGCGCGTGGGTGAATCTCACCCTTTGAATACAACGATTCAAGACATGCAGCTCCAGGAGCTCCCTAGGGAGGTGCATAAAAAAGGCGACCACCTTGGCGGCTTCGACGCCAAACCCCTGCTCGCCGCTGCTTTGCAAGGCCATGACGTTGGGCTGGTCAGCGAAGCCGGTATGCCTGCCATTGCCGACCCGGGCTCGTCGGTGGTGCGTGCTGCCCATGAGTTGGGGATTCCGGTGGTGCCCTTGGTGGGACCGGTATCGCTTTTGCTGGCTCTGGCTGCCAGTGGGTTGAACGGCCAGAACTTTGCGTTTGTCGGCTATGTGCCGTCTGAACCCTCAGAACGGGTCAAGCGCATCAAAGAGTTGGAATCCTTGGCGCTTAAATCCGGGCAGACCCAGATTTTTATCGAGACGCCCTACCGCAACACCGCCCTGCTGCAGAGCCTGCTGCAAACGCTGCAAACCAACACCCGGCTAGCCACCTCCAGCGGCCTGACACTGGCAACCGCTTGCACCCATAGCCAGACCGTCAAGCACTGGAAACACAGCGGCTGGGCCTTGGACAACGCCACGCCAACTGTGTTCGCCCTCGGCCGCTAG
- a CDS encoding S49 family peptidase, which produces MTEPHMPTGMPEDPNMPVAGNESAQAAPEKIASTAKNSDAGWERATLEKLATATLVEQRSARRWRNGIRIAWLVFLSVVVWMGLQQSGAPADIATPHTAVVSIRGEIASGNEASADVVVASMRSAFEDQGAKAVVLLINSPGGSPVQAGIINDEIRRLKALHNKPVYAVVEETCASAAYYIAVAADEIYVDKASIVGSIGVLMDGFGFTGLMDKLGVERRLMTAGENKGLLDPFSPQTEKQRAFAQSMLDQIHQQFIAVVKEGRGKRLTETPEIFSGLFWTGQQAIDLGLADKLGNIDYVAREVVKAEEIVDYTRKENVAERLVKRFGASIGDGAVKALRSLPALH; this is translated from the coding sequence ATGACGGAACCCCATATGCCGACAGGTATGCCTGAAGATCCAAATATGCCTGTAGCCGGCAATGAGTCTGCGCAAGCAGCTCCTGAAAAGATAGCGAGCACCGCCAAAAATTCTGACGCGGGCTGGGAGCGCGCTACGCTTGAAAAGCTCGCAACCGCAACCTTGGTCGAGCAACGCAGCGCGCGCCGGTGGCGCAATGGCATCCGGATTGCCTGGCTGGTGTTTCTGTCGGTGGTGGTGTGGATGGGCTTGCAGCAAAGCGGCGCGCCCGCCGATATCGCCACACCCCATACGGCGGTCGTGAGCATCCGGGGCGAAATTGCGTCAGGCAATGAAGCCAGTGCCGATGTGGTCGTAGCCTCCATGCGCTCAGCCTTTGAAGATCAGGGGGCGAAGGCCGTGGTCTTGTTGATCAACTCCCCGGGAGGTAGCCCGGTGCAAGCCGGCATCATCAATGATGAGATCCGGCGTCTGAAAGCGCTGCACAACAAACCGGTCTATGCAGTGGTCGAAGAGACCTGTGCTTCCGCCGCGTACTACATCGCTGTAGCAGCCGATGAAATCTATGTCGACAAGGCCAGCATCGTTGGCAGCATCGGAGTGCTGATGGACGGTTTTGGTTTCACCGGCTTGATGGACAAGCTCGGTGTGGAGCGCCGTTTGATGACGGCAGGGGAGAACAAGGGTTTGCTCGATCCGTTCAGCCCCCAGACCGAGAAGCAACGTGCCTTCGCCCAGTCCATGTTGGACCAGATTCACCAGCAATTCATTGCCGTGGTGAAAGAGGGCCGCGGCAAGCGGCTCACCGAGACCCCGGAGATATTCAGCGGTTTATTCTGGACCGGTCAGCAGGCGATCGACCTCGGCTTGGCCGACAAGCTGGGCAATATTGATTACGTGGCCCGTGAAGTCGTGAAGGCCGAAGAGATCGTGGACTACACCCGCAAGGAAAATGTGGCCGAGCGGCTTGTCAAGCGTTTTGGTGCCTCGATCGGCGACGGTGCAGTGAAGGCGCTGCGCTCGTTGCCAGCGCTTCACTGA
- a CDS encoding Rieske (2Fe-2S) protein: MPDTLPDTPGIALCNSADLVDSGLAVPFDVIYCGQTCYAFAIRYAGKVYAYLNRCSHVPMEMDYQPNRFFDLTGHWLICATHGAMYSPQTGMCRTGPCRGGLVSIALSEVDGVVHWHTSSHLQPVVF; this comes from the coding sequence ATGCCAGACACCCTTCCCGACACGCCCGGAATTGCCTTGTGCAACTCCGCTGATTTGGTGGATAGCGGGCTGGCGGTGCCTTTTGATGTGATCTATTGCGGGCAGACTTGTTACGCCTTTGCGATTCGCTATGCGGGCAAGGTGTATGCCTATTTGAATCGTTGCTCGCACGTTCCCATGGAAATGGACTACCAGCCCAACCGGTTCTTTGATTTGACCGGTCATTGGTTGATATGTGCTACCCATGGCGCCATGTACAGCCCCCAAACCGGCATGTGCCGCACCGGCCCGTGCCGAGGCGGGCTGGTCTCGATCGCATTGTCTGAGGTGGATGGCGTCGTCCACTGGCATACTTCCTCCCATCTCCAACCGGTAGTGTTTTAA
- a CDS encoding HAD family hydrolase — MNSTAFRPRRFDLIAFDWDGTLFDSTALITRCIQLAVQDVGGTVPSDKDASYVIGMGLMQALAHAAPDVPADKYPLLGARYKHHYSVHQNDITLFTGVLEMLDRLKARQHLLTVATGKSRGGLNEALRDVNLQGIFDGSRTADETAGKPHPLMLQELMMEFGVEADRVLMIGDTTHDLQMAVNAGCASVAVSYGAHEPDSFEALGPLAIAHSVAELDAWLQANA; from the coding sequence ATGAATTCCACCGCTTTCCGCCCCCGCCGTTTTGACCTGATCGCATTCGATTGGGATGGCACTTTGTTTGACTCCACCGCCCTCATCACCCGTTGCATCCAGCTGGCGGTTCAGGATGTAGGGGGTACCGTACCCAGCGACAAGGATGCCTCCTATGTCATTGGCATGGGCCTGATGCAAGCATTGGCCCATGCCGCGCCGGATGTGCCTGCTGACAAATACCCGCTGTTAGGTGCGCGCTACAAGCACCACTACAGCGTGCACCAGAACGACATCACCCTGTTTACAGGTGTGCTGGAGATGCTGGATCGGCTCAAAGCCCGCCAGCATTTGCTGACTGTGGCCACTGGCAAGAGCCGTGGCGGCCTGAATGAAGCGTTGCGCGATGTGAACCTGCAAGGCATTTTTGATGGCTCCCGCACGGCGGACGAAACCGCCGGCAAGCCCCACCCCCTGATGCTGCAAGAGCTGATGATGGAGTTTGGGGTGGAGGCTGACCGGGTACTGATGATCGGCGACACCACCCACGACCTGCAAATGGCGGTGAACGCCGGATGCGCCAGCGTGGCCGTGAGCTACGGCGCGCATGAGCCGGACAGCTTCGAGGCGCTGGGGCCCTTGGCGATTGCCCACTCTGTGGCGGAGTTGGACGCCTGGTTGCAGGCCAACGCCTGA
- a CDS encoding RluA family pseudouridine synthase, which yields MKHIIGGKEPSTAPLANTQVKSVTVDEDSAGQRLDNFLMRELKGVPKTHVYRIIRSGEVRVNKGRASADTRIAAGDLIRLPPVRTSERADQKTAAMAEQAHRFVPAKDFPVLFEDDHFLAVNKPAGVAVHGGSGVSFGVIEQLRMARPKATFLELVHRLDRETSGILLVAKKRSALKNLQDQFRERETGKTYLALVAGQWPANKKVLDKSLQKYLLPDGERRVRVVAKDHADAMPSLSLVKVHSVTPAACVVQTPQQKAYSLLEVTIKTGRTHQIRVHLASEGMGIVGDDKYGDFELNKALARDEGLVPLKRMFLHAWRFQCNHPATGERVALQTDLPPELARFLLQAIPEEPGAMAPVQG from the coding sequence GTGAAACACATTATAGGGGGCAAAGAGCCCTCAACGGCCCCCCTGGCTAACACCCAAGTCAAATCCGTGACGGTGGATGAAGACAGCGCTGGCCAGCGCCTCGACAACTTTCTGATGCGGGAGCTCAAGGGCGTCCCCAAGACCCACGTTTACCGCATCATCCGCAGCGGCGAAGTCCGCGTGAACAAAGGCCGCGCCAGCGCCGACACCCGGATTGCCGCGGGCGATCTTATCCGCCTGCCACCGGTGCGCACGTCCGAGCGTGCGGACCAAAAAACAGCTGCGATGGCCGAGCAGGCCCACCGCTTTGTGCCGGCCAAGGACTTCCCCGTGCTGTTTGAAGACGACCATTTTCTGGCGGTAAACAAACCGGCAGGCGTGGCGGTGCATGGCGGTTCAGGGGTGAGTTTTGGCGTGATTGAGCAATTGCGCATGGCACGCCCCAAGGCGACGTTTCTGGAGCTGGTGCACCGGCTGGACCGGGAAACCAGCGGCATTCTGCTGGTTGCCAAGAAACGCAGCGCCCTGAAAAATTTGCAAGACCAATTCCGCGAGCGCGAAACCGGCAAAACCTATCTGGCTCTCGTGGCAGGGCAGTGGCCGGCTAATAAGAAGGTCTTGGACAAGTCTTTGCAGAAATACCTGCTGCCGGATGGCGAGCGCCGTGTCCGCGTGGTGGCCAAAGACCATGCGGACGCCATGCCGTCCTTGAGTTTGGTCAAGGTGCATTCGGTCACGCCCGCGGCTTGCGTTGTGCAAACGCCGCAGCAAAAGGCCTATTCCTTGTTGGAGGTGACCATCAAGACCGGTCGCACCCACCAGATCCGGGTGCACTTGGCCTCGGAAGGCATGGGCATTGTGGGCGATGACAAATATGGCGATTTCGAGCTAAACAAGGCGCTGGCCCGTGACGAAGGGCTTGTGCCGCTCAAGCGCATGTTTTTGCACGCCTGGCGATTCCAGTGCAACCACCCGGCGACCGGTGAGCGCGTGGCCCTGCAGACCGACCTGCCGCCCGAACTTGCCCGTTTTCTGCTGCAGGCCATTCCTGAAGAACCGGGCGCGATGGCACCGGTTCAGGGTTAA
- a CDS encoding Rne/Rng family ribonuclease → MKRMLINATQAEERRLAIVDGQKLLDYEIEIEGREQRKGNIYKAVVTRVEPSLEACFVDYGEDRHGFLPFKEISKQYFQQGVSASNARIQDAIREGQELLVQVEKEERGNKGAALTTFISLAGRYVVLMPNNPRGGGVSRRIEGDDRAELKENMDQLEYPNGMSIIARTAGIGRSAPELQWDLNYLLKLWGAIDGAAKGAKGAFLIYQESSLVIRAIRDYFNNDIGDILIDTDDVYEQAQQFMAHVMPEHAARVKRYRDDAPLFSRFQIEHQIESAYARTVTLPSGGAIVIDHTEALVSVDVNSARAIKGGDIEETATRTNLEAADEVARQMRLRDLGGLIVIDFIDMEESRNRREVENRLRDALRQDRARVQFGTISKFGLMEMSRQRLRPALSEGASIPCPRCGGSGHIRDTESSALQILRIIQEESLKDNTASVLCQVPVEVASFLLNEKRTEIAKIELKQRINVLMVPNKTLETPNYKLERLKHDDPRLDHIEASYKMADDMEEGTGVTRRSQEPTNKQTPVIKGVLPDAPAPIAPPKPEPVKVVAAPAAPVAAAPEPTGFFAWLKSLFAAPAAAPAPVAPTPVKTEEKREARPSRDGGRNGGRNQRGERNAEGRGEARADARPDNRGERNDRGNRNERGDRNARPERGERGARNERGERNQAPRQDRMDAEQAKAVNPEVSVQADQGSQQQPREGRQERGNRNERGNRGPRNGERTDVRATEPTSEVVAPQALTEGAVPAADPSAEGREPREGRNGRGRGRRNDRAPRQDEGQAPQAAGTEATGNEVAEAVATGEVAADNGAAQEPRERRSRDRYGRDRGNRGPRGENGQRIAIDGAEAAAVAPEASAAPEAVAVTVAPEAAALVAAEVSAPAPVAAAPVAAPVAPAPAPLADAAPAGRMPKVAGYSLPTAALVEVANSSGLQWVNSDADKIAAVQAAIAAEPKPVHIPRERPAPVELDDRPLVLVETRRDLRDMKLPFENDQTA, encoded by the coding sequence ATGAAACGGATGCTGATCAACGCCACGCAGGCTGAAGAACGCCGCTTGGCCATCGTCGACGGACAAAAACTCCTCGACTACGAAATCGAAATTGAAGGCCGCGAACAACGCAAAGGCAACATCTACAAAGCGGTCGTTACCCGCGTAGAGCCCTCCCTAGAAGCCTGTTTTGTGGACTACGGTGAAGACCGCCACGGCTTCCTGCCCTTCAAGGAAATCTCCAAACAGTATTTCCAGCAAGGCGTGTCTGCGAGCAATGCCCGCATCCAGGACGCGATCCGCGAAGGCCAGGAACTGCTGGTTCAGGTCGAAAAAGAGGAGCGTGGCAACAAGGGCGCAGCCCTGACCACCTTCATCTCTCTGGCCGGCCGCTACGTGGTGCTGATGCCCAATAACCCCCGTGGCGGTGGCGTCAGCCGCCGCATCGAGGGCGACGACCGTGCAGAACTCAAAGAGAACATGGACCAGTTGGAATACCCCAACGGCATGTCCATCATCGCCCGCACAGCCGGCATCGGCCGCAGCGCGCCCGAACTGCAGTGGGACCTGAACTACCTGTTGAAGCTCTGGGGTGCCATCGACGGCGCTGCCAAGGGTGCCAAGGGCGCTTTCCTGATTTACCAGGAATCCAGCCTGGTGATCCGCGCCATCCGCGACTACTTCAACAACGACATCGGCGACATCCTGATCGACACCGACGACGTGTACGAGCAGGCTCAGCAGTTCATGGCCCACGTGATGCCTGAGCATGCTGCCCGCGTAAAGCGCTACCGTGACGACGCGCCGTTGTTCAGCCGCTTCCAGATCGAACACCAAATCGAATCCGCCTACGCTCGCACCGTGACATTGCCTTCCGGCGGCGCCATCGTGATCGACCACACCGAAGCATTGGTTTCGGTGGACGTGAACTCGGCCCGCGCCATCAAGGGCGGCGACATCGAAGAGACCGCCACCCGCACCAACCTAGAAGCCGCTGACGAAGTGGCCCGCCAGATGCGCCTGCGCGACTTGGGTGGCTTAATCGTGATCGACTTTATCGACATGGAAGAGTCCCGCAACCGCCGCGAAGTGGAAAACCGCTTGCGCGATGCGCTGCGCCAAGACCGTGCCCGTGTGCAGTTCGGCACCATCTCCAAGTTCGGTTTGATGGAAATGAGCCGCCAGCGCCTACGCCCGGCCCTGTCCGAAGGTGCGTCCATCCCCTGCCCGCGTTGCGGTGGTTCTGGCCACATCCGTGATACCGAGTCCAGCGCCTTGCAGATTTTGCGCATCATCCAGGAAGAGTCCCTCAAGGACAACACCGCCTCGGTGCTGTGCCAGGTTCCCGTGGAAGTGGCTTCGTTCCTGTTGAACGAAAAGCGCACTGAAATCGCCAAGATCGAGTTGAAGCAACGCATCAATGTGTTGATGGTGCCCAACAAGACCCTGGAAACGCCCAACTACAAACTTGAGCGCTTGAAACACGACGACCCACGCCTCGACCACATCGAAGCCAGCTACAAGATGGCTGACGACATGGAAGAAGGCACCGGCGTGACACGTCGCTCCCAAGAGCCGACTAACAAGCAAACGCCTGTGATCAAGGGTGTGTTGCCTGATGCCCCCGCACCCATCGCGCCTCCTAAGCCAGAGCCCGTCAAGGTTGTAGCAGCGCCCGCAGCTCCCGTTGCAGCAGCGCCGGAACCTACAGGCTTCTTTGCTTGGCTCAAGTCTTTGTTTGCAGCTCCCGCTGCCGCTCCAGCCCCTGTGGCCCCGACTCCAGTCAAGACGGAAGAGAAGCGCGAAGCCCGTCCAAGCCGCGACGGTGGCCGTAACGGCGGCCGCAACCAGCGTGGCGAGCGCAATGCAGAAGGCCGTGGCGAAGCGCGTGCCGATGCCCGCCCGGATAACCGCGGCGAGCGCAATGACCGTGGCAACCGCAATGAGCGCGGTGACCGCAATGCGCGCCCTGAGCGTGGCGAACGGGGTGCCCGCAATGAGCGCGGCGAACGCAACCAAGCCCCCCGCCAAGATCGCATGGACGCCGAACAAGCCAAAGCGGTCAACCCTGAGGTCAGCGTCCAAGCCGACCAAGGTAGCCAACAGCAGCCCCGCGAAGGTCGCCAGGAGCGCGGCAACCGCAACGAACGCGGTAACCGCGGACCGCGCAACGGCGAGCGCACGGACGTACGCGCTACGGAGCCCACCAGCGAAGTAGTAGCGCCCCAAGCGCTGACAGAGGGCGCAGTGCCCGCAGCAGACCCAAGCGCTGAAGGACGCGAACCACGCGAAGGCCGCAATGGCCGTGGCCGTGGACGCCGCAACGACCGGGCGCCACGCCAGGACGAAGGTCAAGCGCCACAAGCAGCCGGGACTGAAGCCACCGGCAACGAAGTCGCTGAAGCTGTCGCTACTGGCGAAGTTGCCGCCGACAACGGTGCTGCGCAGGAGCCGCGTGAACGCCGCTCGCGTGACCGCTACGGTCGTGACCGTGGTAACCGCGGCCCCCGTGGTGAAAATGGTCAGCGCATCGCGATCGACGGTGCAGAAGCCGCAGCAGTGGCGCCCGAGGCGAGTGCTGCGCCAGAAGCCGTGGCCGTGACTGTGGCACCGGAAGCCGCCGCACTCGTGGCCGCTGAGGTAAGCGCACCCGCACCGGTAGCTGCAGCGCCTGTCGCAGCACCCGTAGCTCCAGCGCCCGCCCCGTTAGCGGATGCGGCACCTGCCGGCCGCATGCCCAAAGTGGCAGGCTACAGCCTGCCGACCGCTGCCTTGGTGGAAGTGGCCAACAGCTCTGGCCTGCAATGGGTGAACTCGGATGCAGACAAAATCGCAGCCGTGCAAGCCGCGATTGCCGCCGAACCCAAGCCGGTGCACATCCCCCGCGAGCGTCCTGCCCCGGTGGAGCTTGACGACCGCCCCTTGGTGTTGGTCGAGACCCGTCGCGATCTGCGTGACATGAAGCTACCGTTTGAGAACGATCAAACGGCTTAA